In the genome of Eleutherodactylus coqui strain aEleCoq1 unplaced genomic scaffold, aEleCoq1.hap1 HAP1_SCAFFOLD_27, whole genome shotgun sequence, one region contains:
- the LOC136602460 gene encoding histone H2A type 1-like, with product MSGRGKQGGKVRAKAKTRSSRAGLQFPVGRVHRLLRKGNYAERVGAGAPVYMAAVLEYLTAEILELAGNAARDNKKTRIIPRHLQLAVRNDEELNRLLGGVTIAQGGVLPNIQAVLLPKKTESSKTSKSK from the coding sequence ATGTCTGGACGCGGCAAACAAGGAGGTAAAGTCCGTGCTAAGGCCAAGACTCGCTCATCCCGGGCAGGACTGCAGTTCCCTGTCGGCCGTGTACACAGGCTTCTCCGCAAGGGCAACTACGCTGAGAGGGTGGGCGCCGGCGCTCCCGTCTATATGGCAGCAGTGCTAGAGTATCTGACCGCTGAGATCCTGGAATTGGCTGGCAATGCCGCCCGGGACAACAAGAAGACCCGCATCATCCcccgtcacctccagctggctgtgcGCAACGACGAGGAGCTGAACAGGCTGCTCGGTGGGGTGACCATCGCCCAGGGAGGCGTCCTGCCCAACATCCAGGCCGTGCTGCTGCCCAAGAAGACCGAGAGCAGCAAGACGAGCAAGAGCAAGTGA
- the LOC136602449 gene encoding histone H2B 1.1 translates to MPDPAKSAPAPKKGSKKAVTKTQKKDGKKRRKTRKESYAIYVYKVLKQVHPDTGISSKAMGIMNSFVNDIFERIAGEASRLAHYNKRSTITSREIQTAVRLLLPGELAKHAVSEGTKAVTKYTSAK, encoded by the coding sequence ATGCCTGATCCCGCCAAGTCTGCTCCAGCGCCCAAGAAGGGCTCCAAGAAAGCCGTGACCAAGACTCAGAAGAAGGACGGCAAGAAGCGTAGGAAGACCAGGAAGGAGAGCTATGCCATCTACGTGTACAAGGTGCTGAAGCAGGTCCACCCCGACACCGGCATCTCCTCCAAGGCCATGGGCATCATGAACTCCTTCGTCAACGACATCTTCGAGCGCATCGCAGGGGAAGCCTCCCGCCTGGCTCACTACAACAAGCGCTCCACAATCACCTCCCGGGAGATCCAGACCGCCGTTCGCCTGCTGCTGCCCGGAGAGCTGGCCAAGCACGCTGTGTCCGAGGGCACCAAGGCCGTCACCAAGTACACCAGCGCCAAGTAA
- the LOC136602452 gene encoding histone H4, whose translation MSGRGKGGKGLGKGGAKRHRKVLRDNIQGITKPAIRRLARRGGVKRISGLIYEETRGVLKVFLENVIRDAVTYTEHAKRKTVTAMDVVYALKRQGRTLYGFGG comes from the coding sequence ATGTCTGGTCGAGGTAAAGGAGGGAAAGGTCTTGGGAAGGGCGGCGCCAAGCGGCACAGGAAGGtgctccgtgataacatccagggcatcaccaagcctgccatccgccgtctagctcgcaggggaggcgtcaagcgtatctccggcctcatctatgaagagactcgcggtgtcctgaaagtcttcctggagaacGTGATCCGCGACGCCGTCACCTACACCGAGCACGCCAAGAGGAAGACCGTCACCGCTATGGACGTGGTGTACGCGCTCAAGCGCCAGGGCCGCACTCTCTACGGCTTCGGAGGTTAA
- the LOC136602463 gene encoding histone H4: protein MSGRGKGGKGLGKGGAKRHRKVLRDNIQGITKPAIRRLARRGGVKRISGLIYEETRGVLKVFLENVIRDAVTYTEHAKRKTVTAMDVVYALKRQGRTLYGFGG, encoded by the coding sequence ATGTCTGGTCGCGGTAAAGGAGGGAAAGGTCTTGGGAAGGGCGGCGCCAAGCGGCACAGGAAGGtgctccgtgataacatccagggcatcaccaagcctgccatccgccgTCTAGCTCGCAGGGGAGGCGTCAAGCGTATCTCCGGCCTCATCTATGAAGAGACTCGCGGCGTCCTGAAAGTGTTCCTGGAGAATGTGATCCGCGACGCCGTCACCTACACCGAGCACGCCAAGAGGAAGACCGTCACCGCTATGGACGTGGTGTACGCGCTCAAGCGCCAGGGCCGCACTCTCTACGGCTTCGGAGGTTAA